One Mangifera indica cultivar Alphonso chromosome 4, CATAS_Mindica_2.1, whole genome shotgun sequence genomic region harbors:
- the LOC123213826 gene encoding uncharacterized protein LOC123213826: MLRSSSESQKIVNRVARSWASRKPNESMKLIVTTFVGVVFGFLIGLNLPSSLLHSLDFWNFEEHRSGLSTQAGLNPLDLKKNDTNSAGNRNLNDKSKIWVPTNPQGAERLPPKIVEAESDFYLHRLWGNPNEDLTSRPKYLVTFTVGFDQKKNIDAAVKKFSDNFTIVLFHYDGRTTGWDEFEWSKRAIHVSARKQAKWWYAKRFLHPDIVAAYDYIFIWDEDLGVEHFNAEEYLKLVRKNGLEISQPSVDPHNSPWQMTKRRCESEVHKVVEEKEGYCSDPLKPPCAGFVEIMAPVFSRDAWRCVWYLIQNDLVHGWGLDFAIHKCVEPAHKKMGVVDSQWIVHQKVPSLGNQGETQNGTAGWRAVRERCRQEWKILRNRMEEAEKTYFEALGISPNNSTAH; encoded by the exons ATGCTCAGAAGTTCCTCTGAAAGCCAGAAGATAGTAAATCGCGTGGCACGCAG TTGGGCTAGTAGAAAACCAAATGAGAGTATGAAACTTATAGTAACAACATTTGTTGGAGTGGTTTTTGGCTTCTTAATAGGG TTGAATCTCCCATCCTCCCTTCTTCATAGCTTGgatttttggaattttgagGAACACAGGTCAGGCCTTTCAACCCAAGCAGGTTTGAATCCATTGGATTTGAAGAAGAATGATACAAATTCAGCTGGtaatagaaatttgaatgataagtCAAAG ATTTGGGTCCCCACAAATCCTCAAGGTGCCGAAAGACTACCTCCAAAAATTGTTGAAGCTGAGTCAGATTTTTACTTGCACAGATTGTGGGGTAATCCTAATGAG GATTTGACGAGCAGACCAAAGTATCTTGTCACCTTCACGGTTGGTTTTGaccagaaaaaaaatattgatgcAGCAGTTAAAAAG TTCTCAGATAACTTTACAATTGTTCTATTTCATTATGATGGACGAACTACTGGATGGGATGAGTTTGAATGGTCAAAGAGGGCTATTCATGTGAGTGCTCGGAAGCAGGCTAAATG GTGGTATGCAAAGCGCTTTTTACATCCTGACATTGTGGCTGCATATGACTACATATTTATCTGGGATGAAGACCTGGGTGTTGAGCATTTCAATGCAGAAGA ATACCTAAAGCTAGTTAGGAAGAATGGTTTGGAGATTTCACAGCCCAGTGTGGATCCTCATAACTCGCCTTGGCAGATGACAAAGAGAAGATGCGAAAGTGAAGTTCACAA AGTGGTAGAAGAGAAAGAAGGCTACTGCTCTGATCCACTTAAACCCCCCTGTGCAGG ATTTGTTGAGATCATGGCTCCAGTATTTTCTAGAGATGCTTGGCGGTGTGTTTGGTATTTGATTCAG AATGACCTAGTCCACGGGTGGGGTCTTGATTTTGCCATCCATAAGTGTGTTGAG CCTGCCCATAAGAAGATGGGGGTTGTAGATTCTCAGTGGATTGTTCATCAAAAAGTTCCATCACTTGGGAACCAG GGAGAAACACAAAACGGGACGGCAGGATGGCGAGCG GTAAGGGAGAGATGCAGACAAGAATGGAAAATACTCCGAAATCGGATGGAAGAGGCTGAAAAAACTTATTTTGAGGCTCTGGGAATTAGTCCTAACAATTCTACAGCTCATTAG
- the LOC123214342 gene encoding reticulon-like protein B5, with amino-acid sequence MYPLEIEAANYFLESRSSFISICMRQNSWIPGLTDVTLNAHSFINKAQPRIPEVHLPEEPFLQFASALTIEINRALAILHSIASGRDLKKFLMVIAALWVLSIVGSWCNFLTLFYISFVLLHTVPVLYEKFEDKIDPLAEKATTEIKKQYAVFDGKVLSKIPKGPLKAKRV; translated from the exons ATGTATCCTTTGGAGATTGAAGCAGCAAACTATTTTCTGGAATCAAGAAGTAGTTTTATCAGCATCTGTATGAGACAGAAT AGCTGGATACCTGGGCTGACGGATGTGACACTCAATGCTCACAGCTTTATCAATAA GGCTCAACCTCGTATCCCTGAAGTTCATCTTCCTGAGGAGCCATTTCTACAGTTTGCTTCGGCATTGACAATTGAGATCAACAGGGCTTTGGCAATATTGCACAGTATTGCATCTGGAAGAGATTTAAAGAAGTTTCTCATG GTTATAGCAGCCTTGTGGGTCTTGTCTATTGTGGGGAGTTGGTGCAACTTCTTAACCCTGTTTTATATAT CATTTGTTTTGCTGCACACGGTGCCTGTTCTTTATGAGAAGTTTGAAGACAAGATTGACCCCTTAGCTGAGAAGGCAACGACCGAGATTAAGAAACAGTATGCAGTTTTTGATGGGAAGGTTCTGAGTAAGATCCCAAAAGGTCCATTGAAAGCCAAGCGAGTTTAG